Proteins from one Listeria innocua genomic window:
- a CDS encoding bifunctional folylpolyglutamate synthase/dihydrofolate synthase, translated as MALKSYQEALDWIHGTLRLGIKPGLARMEYIMEKLNHPEKANKWLHIAGTNGKGSTLTFIRSSLEEAGYKTGTFTSPYIETFNERISVNGIPVSDQMIVDLANRIKPIAEELEKTVYGPPSEFEIITAMMFLCFAEYEPIDIGIIEVGLGGRLDSTNVLTPLISVITTIGMDHMEFLGNSIEQIAGEKAGIIKPGIPVISGVIQKEAQEVIINNAVRNNSNVAWLNKDFFIQNRGDEITFRTSHGDEIPDITIGLLGIHQLNNAAVAIKVLQYLNTFSSYEINQSAIKQGLKKAFWPGRMELLDVKPFIMLDGAHNPEGVKTFADSIKTYPGHKKIIVSILKDKNYQEMIALLKTIPDTEILLTTFDYPRAMSDYEVTQIGTIEGISTNPNWKQALDDIKEIKNDTKFFVTGSLYFISEVRKYLLTSHN; from the coding sequence ATGGCATTAAAATCGTATCAGGAAGCTTTGGATTGGATTCATGGCACGCTTCGTTTAGGAATAAAACCCGGATTAGCTCGAATGGAATATATAATGGAAAAGCTTAACCATCCGGAAAAGGCTAATAAGTGGTTACATATAGCTGGCACTAATGGGAAAGGGTCTACTCTAACATTTATTAGAAGTAGTTTAGAAGAAGCAGGATATAAAACAGGAACTTTTACTTCTCCTTATATTGAAACTTTTAATGAGCGAATTAGTGTAAATGGTATTCCTGTTAGTGATCAAATGATTGTAGATTTAGCAAATAGAATAAAACCTATAGCTGAAGAACTTGAAAAAACTGTATACGGTCCGCCATCTGAATTTGAAATTATTACAGCAATGATGTTCTTATGTTTTGCAGAGTATGAGCCAATCGATATTGGTATCATTGAAGTTGGGCTTGGAGGAAGACTAGACTCCACAAATGTTCTAACGCCTTTAATCTCTGTAATTACAACCATTGGAATGGATCATATGGAGTTTTTGGGAAATAGTATCGAACAAATAGCTGGTGAAAAAGCAGGGATTATAAAACCAGGTATACCTGTTATTTCTGGAGTTATTCAAAAAGAAGCGCAAGAAGTAATAATAAATAATGCTGTTAGAAACAATTCCAATGTTGCATGGCTAAATAAAGATTTCTTCATTCAAAATAGAGGCGATGAAATCACTTTTAGAACATCCCATGGAGACGAAATACCGGACATAACCATTGGCTTGTTAGGAATACATCAGTTAAATAATGCAGCAGTTGCAATAAAAGTACTACAGTATCTAAACACATTTTCATCCTATGAGATTAATCAATCAGCAATTAAACAGGGATTAAAGAAAGCTTTTTGGCCAGGAAGAATGGAATTGCTTGATGTGAAACCATTTATTATGCTGGACGGAGCACACAATCCTGAAGGCGTAAAAACCTTTGCTGACTCAATAAAAACATATCCTGGGCATAAAAAAATAATAGTTAGCATACTTAAAGATAAAAATTATCAAGAAATGATAGCATTATTAAAGACAATTCCTGATACTGAAATTTTATTGACAACTTTTGATTATCCTCGGGCAATGAGTGATTACGAAGTCACACAAATTGGAACTATAGAAGGTATTTCTACTAATCCAAACTGGAAGCAAGCGCTAGATGATATAAAAGAAATCAAAAATGATAC